The window GCTTGTCAATAAATTGATGAGCCTCCAGCATGACTTCAATAAGATCATAATGTCGACCCAGCACATACATCTTGACCACGATAACTGCCTTGAGATAATAGCCATAAAAGGGGCGGCGCCTGAGGTGCGGGAACTTGCCGACGCGTTAAAATCCGCCAAAGGGGTCAAGCATACGACGCTGGGGATGTCGAGCACGGGGAAGAGGATATAATTTTTTTTAGCCGCTAATAGCACGATTTAAATATTAGTGTCACGAATGTATAAGTCGAGGCATAAAATAAGGAGGAGGAGATGTCGAAATACGTTTTACGTATGTTATGCATAGCGCTTACTGGGTATTTCATCGTTGCCGCAGGCTCCGCGCCCGGGTTTGCCGGCGAGGTGGATATGATGGCGGAGATAAATGCCCTTAAGACCAAGTTGGGCGAACTGGACTCTTTGAAGCTGCGTGTAGCCGAGCTTGAAAAGAGGCTGGAAGTCCAGGGATGCGCCATAACTACGAGCTCAACTACGGTCAGAGAGATAAAGGAATCGCTGATCTCATATAAGCCGGGAGAAGGGGTGACTGTGCCGCCCTGCGGCATCGAGATAACAGCGGACGCCACATTTGTCCTGCAGGGGACTCCTAACGCCAATAATGCGCTCGATACGGAAGCGTCACTGACAGACGCGGCGTGGTCGTCCGATATATTTATCAGGAAGGCCTTTGACGATTGGGGGCTTGCCTTGATACATCTTGAGCCGGGCCAGGGCAACGGCGTCGAGAACGAGCTTTACCTGTATAGCAATGTTAATAGGGACCAGAATGATACCGACGCCAACGTCCCCGTCACAGAACTCTGGTATGAGCACTATCTGTTCAATAAACAGGTTGCGTTAACGGCGGGCAAGATGGATCCGGCCAATTACATCGACCAGAATGAATACGCGCACGACGAGTGCACTCAATTCATCGGCCGCATCTTTAAGCAGAACCCCGCCATAGAATGGCCCGACGACAATACGTTGGGCGGTCGCGTCATATTAGCTCCCGAATTCGCTCCATACCTGTCGTTGGAAGCGACTTACTTTGACGCCGATAATAATTATGAGGACATCTTTGACAGGGTCTTCGCTTCCGGGCAGATAAATTTCAAACCTTCCAAGCTCCTTAAACTGGATCCGGAGCGATGGGACGGCAATTACCGTTTCTACTGGTGGATCAACTCCAGGGACCATTCAAAACTTGTCAGGCAGGATGAATCCGCCCCGGATGATACAAAGAACATGAATACGGGTTTCGGTTTCAGCGTCGACCAGATGATAACGGATGTCTTCGGAGGTTTTGCCAGGCTTGGATGGCAGAATCCGGCCCTTGCCCTCGCCTCGAGTTCAAGTGTGAACTCTGCGCCTTCACATGTCTCCTGGTCAAGCGGTCTGCAGATGACGGGCAAGTATTGGCACAGGTCCGGCGACGTCGCCGCTTTCGGCATAGGCCAGGTATTCCCCAAAGAGAACCTGAAGAATATCAATAACGGGGATGGCGTCGCCGCGGAAGGCCATCTCGAAATATACTATAAGTGCCAGATCCTGAAATGGCTCGCCATCACGCCCGATTTCCAGTGGATATGGAATCCGCGGGGCATAAGCGAGGAGTACCAGGGAGATAACGATACTATATTCGTATACGGCGTAAGAGGGCAGTTGGATTTCTAAATTAAGGAGAAACCTATTATGCATATGGCAGACGCTTTGATATCTCCCGCTGTGGGCGGTGTAATGTGGGCGGCTTCAGCGGGGCTCATCGGTTACAGCGCCAAAAAAGTCAGGGAGGAAGCGGATGACCGCAAGATCCCGCTTATGGGAGTACTGGGCGCGTTCATCTTTGCGGCGCAGATGATAAATTTCAGTATCCCGGCTACCGGTTCCAGCGGGCACCTTGGGGGAGGCATGATTTTGGCCATTTTGCTCGGGCCTTATGCCGCGTTCCTCGTCATGGCGTCGGTGCTGGTAGTCCAGGCGCTCTTTTTTGCCGACGGCGGCCTTCTTACGCTCGGATGCAACATGTTCAACCTCGGTTTCTTCCCGTGCTTCATCGCATATCCTTTGATCTACCGTAAGATCGCCGGTGATCATCCCTCACAAAGAAAGATAATACTCGGTTCGGTCATCGCGGCTGTCGTGGGGCTGCAGCTGGGCGCGTTCGGAGTTGTCATGGAAACGGTGTTATCGGGGGTGTCGGAGCTCCCTTTCAGGGCGTTTGTCCTGTTAATGCAGCCGATACACCTGGCGATCGGCGTCGTGGAAGGGCTCGTTACCGCCTGCGTCGTCAATTTTGTATGGAAGGCCCGCCCGGAAATTTTAGAGACGAAAGAACGAGCTGCTTCTATAGGCAAGATCGAGATGAAAAAGATGCTGTCCGGTTTGGCGGTAGCAGCTGTGATTATTGGCGGGGCTCTCAGCTGGTTCGCGTCGAGTAATCCGGACGGGTTGGAATGGGCCATGTCGAAGGTATCCGGCAAGGAAGAATTGGAAAACAACGCCGGCGCGCATGCCTCTCTGGCCCGGTTCCAGGAAAAAACGGCGTTCTTGCCCGATTATGGTTTTAAGGATAGCGCCGCCGGAGCCGGATCCGCGGCCGGCGAAACAACAAAGTGGCCGTCCATCGATCCGGGGACGTCCGTATCGGGGCTTGTAGGAGGAGTCTTGGTTCTCTCTATGGTAGCCCTGATCGGCTTAGCGCTGAAGCGCAGGAGAAACGCGATTTGAACAATATCGGCAAAAATTCATTCGATATCGGGTATATGGATACATTGGCCGCAGGAGACAGTCCGTTGCATCGCCTGGATCCAAGAGCCAAAGTCATCACTACGCTGGCGTTTATCGTCCTGGTAGTCTCGTTTCATAAATACGCTGTCCTGGCGCTGCTGCCTTTTTTTATATACCCTGTAGCGCTTATCGCCTCGAGCGGTCTCCCGGCAGGGTATCTTCTGAAAAAAGTCCTGATCGTTTCGCCATTTGCTCTGTTAGTAGGTATTTTTAATCCGATGATAGACAAAGGGACTCTCATCCAGATCGGGGCGGTTAATATTTCCGGCGGCTGGATATCTTTCCTATCCATCTTATTGCGTTTTGTACTGACGGTGACCGCCGCTTTGGTCCTGGTCGCCTCTACGGGGTTCGGCGCGGTTTGTGATTCATTGATAAAATTCGGAGTTCCGAGAGTTTTTGTGACGCAGCTTATGTTTTTTCACAGGTATACGTTTGTCCTGAACGACGAAGCGCATCGGTTGATCAGGGCGCGTTCTTTCCGGACGTTCGATTCCCGGGCCATGAATGTCAAGACTTTCGTTTCTCTTACAGGCCATTTATTACTGCGCACCCTGGATCGCGCCGAGCGCATTTATTGCGCGATGCGTTCCCGCGGATTCGATGGCCGTATCCGCGTTATAAGAAAGATGGATATCGGCTCCCGGGAGGTCCTGTTTACAGCCGGATGGCTGCTCTTATTTATTCTGCTGAGATCTTTTGATCTTCCGTCAAAAGCGGGAGCGCTGGTTACGGGGATTTTTCAATGAGCCATCACATAGTAGAAGCTAATGACCTGCATTTTACTTATCCGGACGGCACGCCGGGACTGGACGGGATATCGTTCCGGATATCCCACGGAGAATCGGTGGCCCTTGTCGGGGAGAACGGAGCCGGGAAATCCACTCTTTTGCTGCATCTAAACGGTTACCTGTCCGCCGTAAAAGGCACTCTGCGTATCGGCGACTCACTCGTGTCCTCCGGGAATCTGAAGATAATACGCCGCGCGGTAGGCATAGTCTTCCAGAATCCGGATGACCAGTTATTCATGCCTACGGTCTTTGATGACGTGGCATTCGGGCCCCTGAACCTCGGCCTTACGGATACGGAGGCTGAGCGCAAAGCTATGGAAGCTCTCAAGACCGTCGGAGTAGAGCATCTCAGGAAGCGGCCGCCTTACAAACTTTCTCAGGGGGAGAAACGGTCTGTTTCTATCGCGACCGTCCTGGCTATGTCTCCGGATATTCTGGTGATGGACGAGCCCACATCCAGCCTCGACCCGAAATCGCGCGCAAGGCTGATAGAACTGCTGAAGACATTCCGTCATACGAAGATTATCGCTACCCATGACCTGGACATGGCAATGGACCTATGCGAGCGCACCATCGTCCTGCACAAGGGAAAGATAGCGGCTGACGGTCCTACGCTGAAACTTTTTCAGGATGAAAGCCTGCTCCACCGCTGCAGCCTCGAGAAGCCGCTCCGGATGCAGGGCTTCCCATCCTCCTCGGAGTAGGTTTCATACTCTAACCTAAGCCTCTATTAGGTTTTCCAGCCTGCTTCCAGCTAGAAATTTTTCGGGTGACGCGGCTTGAGACTTTTTCTCAATAAAGGGCGAAGTATGCCCGCCTGATCGCAGCAAGCTAAGTCTGGCGGGCAGGGATGGGGTGTCCCGAATACAGAAGAGTCTAGTTCGGCGCACATAGATACGCGCTTATGTCGTAGGGGAGGTTTAAACCTCCCCTACGACTACAGATTGTAAACCCAATCCGATGGAGCTAACGACAGGCGGATTGGATGGGGTGCCCGAATGTTAAAGACTATAGTTCGGGATACGTAGATACGCGCACAGAATATACCCGTGATAGATTGTCCCGCCCGGAGTGAGGCTTGAGGCGGGATCCCGCCCCGAGCTAAACAGATGGCGGGATAAACCCATACGAGCCATTTAAAAGAAAAAGTCCAAGCCGCGGCAGCCTGCCCGCCTGAAGCAGTCTCTCGCTGGCAGGCGGGGACCCGAAAAATTTAATGCTATATACTTTCCGCGATACCTTTTTTGCCCCGGAAATGGTATAATATCGCTATTCTATGCATGCCCCTATGTATAATATTATATATGAAGATAATTGGCTTATGATAATAGACAAGCCTTCCGGCATGCTCGTTATCCCCACCCCGAAGGGCGAGAAGAATACCCTCACGGATGAGCTGAATCGCGAGCTCGACAGGCGCGGCATAGAGGAAAACGCGCATCCCTGTCACCGGTTAGACCGCGAGACGTCAGGCTTGATAATTTACGCAAAAGGCAAGAAGATCCAGGGCCTCATGATGGAAGAATTCAGGAAGAAAACGGTCAAGAAGACCTATGTAGCCTTTGTCCACGGTTTAGTCAAAAAAAACTTTGATATTATAAAGAGCGGAATATATAATAGGAACAAGAAAAGGCTGGAATCGGCTGTAACCAAATACAAGGTTCTGGGGAGAAGGGGAAATTTCAGTATCCTGGAAGTGGAACCGGTAACGGGCAGGACGAACCAGATCCGCATACACTTAAAAGCGATAGGCCACCCGATAGTCGGCGAGAGCGTTTACGCCTTCAGGAAAGACTTCAAATTGAGGTTCAGAAGAACGGCCCTTCATGCCGGGGCGATGGAATTTACGCACCCGGTGACGAAAGAGAAGATGAGATTTGAATCGCCGCTGGCGCCCGATATGAAAAATTTTTTAAACAAGGAGAAGTAAAATATGGCTAAAGGCAGGGCGTATCTGACGCCGGAAGGCTATGAGAAGCTGAGAAAAGAGCTGGAGTATCTGAAGAACACAAAGCGTAAAGAGCTGTCGAAAGCGATAGGCGAGGCGAGAAGCCATGGCGATATAAGCGAGAACGCCGAATACGACGCAGCTAAAGAAGCTCAGGGGCTGAACGAGAAGAAGATAGCCGAGCTCAATGAGAGGCTGGCGACGGCGCAGATAATAGACGAAGAGAACATGTCGAAGGACGAGGTCCTGATAGGCGCGACCGTGAAGCTGAAAGATCTCACAAACGGCGAGGAATTGGAGTATACCCTAGTGTCGGAAGAAGAGGCGGATTACAGCCAGAACAAGATATCCGTATCTTCTCCGGTAGGGTCTGGCCTGATGAACCATAAGAAGGGCGATACCGTAGATATAAAGGTGCCTAGAGGCGTTTTGAAATACAAGATATTGAATATTAGCAGGTAGCGCCTTATATTACACCTACGAGGTGTGATTACTTAGGCCCATCACACCTCGCAGGTGATATCATAGATCAAGGTTAAGCCGATGAGTCAGTATGAAAAAAAGTTAGTTCGTATAGAGAAGATGTTCCACGTTCCATTGCCGGAAATGAAAAAAATAATAAGGGATTTTCATTCGGAGATGGATAAGGGGCTGCGGAGACAAAATAGCTCGCTTAAGATGATACCTGCCTATGTGGACCGTCCTACCGGAAGAGAAAAAGGAAAGTTTATCGCCCTTGACCTCGGCGGCACAAATTTCAGGATACTGGAACTGGAGCTTAAAGGGCGCGGCCGGTTTGGCCGGGTCAAATCGGAAAAATTTGTCCTGGGGAAAAAATATATACGCGGCGAGGGCGGGAGGCTGTTCGATTTTATTGCCGGATGCCTTAAGTCTTTTTTAAAGCGCAATAAGATGGATGGGGCCGCTGAGGTAAAGGCCGGTTTCACTTTCTCTTTTCCCGTAGAACAGACCGCTGCAGCTTCCGGCAGGCTTCATGGCTGGACCAAAGGGTTTGAACTAAAAGGGACTGTGGGTAAAGACGTTGCCGGTTTGCTTAACGACGCGTTTCTCCGCAGCGGTCTTAACAATGTTAAGGTGGCGGCGCTCGTCAACGATACGGTTGCTACGCTTGCCGCCGGGAGTTATTGCGATAAGACATGCGATGTCGGCCTTATTTTAGGGACCGGAACGAATGCCTGCTACGCCGAAAGGCTTGCGAATATACGGAAATGGCGCGGCCCATCCTTGCGAAGCGGTGAAATGATAGTTAATATAGAATGGGGCAACTTCGACAGGTTGAAAGCGACGCCTTATGACAGATTGCTGGACAGGGAATGCAATAATCCGCGTGAACAGATGCTTGAGAAGATGATTTCAGGAATGTATCTGGGCAGGATCGCGTATTTTGCGCTTAAAGGCCTGGGCGGATGTTTTGGCGGAATAAGAGAATTCAAAACGGAATATGTATCTGCGATAGAAGCGGATAAGTCGAGAAATTTGGGCAAGACCGGTAGATTTTTAAAAAAGGCCGGTGTTCCCGGCTCTACATTGCAGGACCGGCAAGCCTGTAAAAAAGTGTGTGAAATAGTATCTTTACGGGCCAGTCGCATTGTTTCTTCATGCATTGCGGCGGTCATTACAAAA is drawn from Candidatus Omnitrophota bacterium and contains these coding sequences:
- the nikR gene encoding nickel-responsive transcriptional regulator NikR, with the translated sequence MAGLARFGISAEKDLLARFDRLIAEKGYKNRSKAFSDLVRQELVKKEWEEGKEVAGAVIMIYDHHKRELVNKLMSLQHDFNKIIMSTQHIHLDHDNCLEIIAIKGAAPEVRELADALKSAKGVKHTTLGMSSTGKRI
- a CDS encoding carbohydrate porin, which encodes MSKYVLRMLCIALTGYFIVAAGSAPGFAGEVDMMAEINALKTKLGELDSLKLRVAELEKRLEVQGCAITTSSTTVREIKESLISYKPGEGVTVPPCGIEITADATFVLQGTPNANNALDTEASLTDAAWSSDIFIRKAFDDWGLALIHLEPGQGNGVENELYLYSNVNRDQNDTDANVPVTELWYEHYLFNKQVALTAGKMDPANYIDQNEYAHDECTQFIGRIFKQNPAIEWPDDNTLGGRVILAPEFAPYLSLEATYFDADNNYEDIFDRVFASGQINFKPSKLLKLDPERWDGNYRFYWWINSRDHSKLVRQDESAPDDTKNMNTGFGFSVDQMITDVFGGFARLGWQNPALALASSSSVNSAPSHVSWSSGLQMTGKYWHRSGDVAAFGIGQVFPKENLKNINNGDGVAAEGHLEIYYKCQILKWLAITPDFQWIWNPRGISEEYQGDNDTIFVYGVRGQLDF
- a CDS encoding energy-coupling factor ABC transporter permease, whose protein sequence is MHMADALISPAVGGVMWAASAGLIGYSAKKVREEADDRKIPLMGVLGAFIFAAQMINFSIPATGSSGHLGGGMILAILLGPYAAFLVMASVLVVQALFFADGGLLTLGCNMFNLGFFPCFIAYPLIYRKIAGDHPSQRKIILGSVIAAVVGLQLGAFGVVMETVLSGVSELPFRAFVLLMQPIHLAIGVVEGLVTACVVNFVWKARPEILETKERAASIGKIEMKKMLSGLAVAAVIIGGALSWFASSNPDGLEWAMSKVSGKEELENNAGAHASLARFQEKTAFLPDYGFKDSAAGAGSAAGETTKWPSIDPGTSVSGLVGGVLVLSMVALIGLALKRRRNAI
- the cbiQ gene encoding cobalt ECF transporter T component CbiQ produces the protein MNNIGKNSFDIGYMDTLAAGDSPLHRLDPRAKVITTLAFIVLVVSFHKYAVLALLPFFIYPVALIASSGLPAGYLLKKVLIVSPFALLVGIFNPMIDKGTLIQIGAVNISGGWISFLSILLRFVLTVTAALVLVASTGFGAVCDSLIKFGVPRVFVTQLMFFHRYTFVLNDEAHRLIRARSFRTFDSRAMNVKTFVSLTGHLLLRTLDRAERIYCAMRSRGFDGRIRVIRKMDIGSREVLFTAGWLLLFILLRSFDLPSKAGALVTGIFQ
- a CDS encoding ABC transporter ATP-binding protein; amino-acid sequence: MSHHIVEANDLHFTYPDGTPGLDGISFRISHGESVALVGENGAGKSTLLLHLNGYLSAVKGTLRIGDSLVSSGNLKIIRRAVGIVFQNPDDQLFMPTVFDDVAFGPLNLGLTDTEAERKAMEALKTVGVEHLRKRPPYKLSQGEKRSVSIATVLAMSPDILVMDEPTSSLDPKSRARLIELLKTFRHTKIIATHDLDMAMDLCERTIVLHKGKIAADGPTLKLFQDESLLHRCSLEKPLRMQGFPSSSE
- a CDS encoding RluA family pseudouridine synthase gives rise to the protein MYNIIYEDNWLMIIDKPSGMLVIPTPKGEKNTLTDELNRELDRRGIEENAHPCHRLDRETSGLIIYAKGKKIQGLMMEEFRKKTVKKTYVAFVHGLVKKNFDIIKSGIYNRNKKRLESAVTKYKVLGRRGNFSILEVEPVTGRTNQIRIHLKAIGHPIVGESVYAFRKDFKLRFRRTALHAGAMEFTHPVTKEKMRFESPLAPDMKNFLNKEK
- the greA gene encoding transcription elongation factor GreA gives rise to the protein MAKGRAYLTPEGYEKLRKELEYLKNTKRKELSKAIGEARSHGDISENAEYDAAKEAQGLNEKKIAELNERLATAQIIDEENMSKDEVLIGATVKLKDLTNGEELEYTLVSEEEADYSQNKISVSSPVGSGLMNHKKGDTVDIKVPRGVLKYKILNISR